TCTACACCGTCCCAAGATCCTTTTCCTGGATGAACCGACCATTGGACTGGATCCTCAAGCCCGTATTCATATCTGGGATTTTATTAATAAACTCCGTAAGCAAGAAGCCATGACTGTCTTTCTCACCACACACTATATGGAAGAGGCCGAGAAGTGTGATAGAATCGGAATTATCGATCATGGTCGGTTGATAGCTTTGGGAACTCCTGCCGAGTTAAAGCGAATGATTAAAGGAGATGTTATTCATCTTCGGACAACTCGGGATCTTGAAGTTGAACAACTGATCCAAAAACAGTTCCAACTCAGTACCAAACGTACACCGGAAGGGATTTTTTTGGAAGTAGATTCCAGTGAAGCTTTTATTCCCCTTCTCTTTAAAACTTTTGGAGATCAAATTCAGGCTATCAATATCAACCGACCTTCCTTAAATGATGTATTTCTTCATTTAACGGGAAGGGAGTTTAAGTAAACTAAAGTGTCTTTTAAGCACCTGAGGGGGATTTCGTTTCCATATCTTATGTTGGTGGTAAGTTTAAGTAAACTAAAGTGTCTTTTAAGCACCTGAGGTGGCAAAAGTCTCTACCTTGCTGTTTTTAAATATTTATCTTGAAGGATCGTGAAGAGTGTATAAGGAAGTATAGGAGTAGAGGGGTAAATTCTCCTCACTTCCATACTCTTATACTCCCATACTTCTCTACTTCCACACCTCCACTATGTTGGCTTTTAAACCTATTTATATTATAATGGTTCGGGAATTTAAGCGGTTTTTTCGTCAGAAAGGACGATTTTTCAGCGCATTGGCCCGACCTTTGATATGGCTTTTTGTGATTGGATCAGGCCTTGCCCAAATCGTCCAGGCACCTGACGGATTTTCTTATAAACAGTTTATTTTTCCCGGAATTCTAGGCATGGTTGTCCTTTTTCAGTCCATGCTTTCTTCTTTATCCACTGTGTACGATAGGGAATTTGGAATTGTCCGTCTATTGCTTGTCGCTCCGATCACAAAATTAACGGTTGTCATTGGAAAAATAGCCAGTGGTTCCTTTTTGGCTACTACCCAGGGGGTTATTTTATTGATTCTGGCCCCTTTTTTAGGGATTAAGATTGGATTTGTGCAGTTCCTCAGCATGTTAATCTTTCTCATCCTCACGGCCATCGCAATCAGTTCTCTGGGAATGCTGATAGCGACCCAGATGAACTCCCTGGAGAATTTTGCTGGAGTCATGAATTTTGTTATTTTCCCTATGTTTTTTCTGAGCGGTGGGCTCTATCCGGTAAAACTCCTTCCTAGGGTCCTTCAAGTCATTGTGTATATCAATCCCCTTACCTATGGAATTGACCTCTTCAAACATACGTTACTTCCTGAGATTTACCGTACCGGAAGAGGTACCGATTTTCCGATGGAATTTGATATTTTTATGCTGTTACTCTTTACCACGGTCATGGCCTCCCTGGCCGTAGCGTTCTTCAATAGGGAAGGAAAATTGGTTTTATTGGGGCGGAGACCGAGGGGATAAGAGGATAGAAAAGGCAAAGAAAGATCTTAAGGTGTTCAGCCTGTCATCGAACTATAGACAGTTTTGGCCGGGAGTTGTTTAAGCTCTACTGGAGTTAAGGGATAAGACTCTTGGGAAGGGGGAAGAAAGTCTATTAATGTTCCCCAGTTATTGCAAAAATGACAGTAATCTCGCCACGTATCATACAAAGCCTTACATACCTCGCATTCAAAATGAATCAGCCTGGAGTCTGTAAGTTTCATGGCGGTTTGATAGGCTTCAAGGGCGGCTTCGGTTTTAGAAGAGCGCTGATAGAGAGTTGCCAAAAGGTAATATATCTGAGGGATCTCAGGATTTTTAGCCTGTAGATCTAGAAGTTTTTCTTCGGCCTGTTCTCGCATTTCCAATCTCAAATAAAGTCTGGCCAGTGCTAATTTAAGCTGGGGTAGATCTTGCTTGGTTAAAAGATCTTGATAGAGGGCAATCGCTTGCTGGGGCTTACCTTGCTGGTAATAATAATCTTCTATTTTCTTTAAAACCACAGTAGATAGGGTATTCTCCAGACTTTTTTCCCAGATCTTGCGGGCATTTTTCTGCTGATCTTCGCTCAGGTAGAGGTCTGTAAGCGCCAAAATTGCCGGCACAAAGTTGGACATAACCTCTAAGCTACTCTCCAGAGAGGATCGGGCTTTTTCTTTCTCCCCCTGATCCCTTTGCCGTAAGCCCAGCCTATAATAAAGAGAAGCTAACAGACGTTGATCTGCTTTGGACCGACTCCGTATCCGTGTAAAGGTTTCAATGGCTTCTTCATAAAGTCCTGCTTTCTCCTGTAATTCCAGAAGTTTACTTATAACTGCGGGGGCATAATAATTTATCTCCAGAACCTTTCGATAAGTTTTAATAGCCTCTATGAAATTACCCAGCAACGTCCAATCTTCGGCAGCACCCAGGAGTGCAGAAATGTTTTCGGGATCTTTAGAGAGTACGAAACTATCATGTTCCAGGGCACTTTTATAATCCTGTTTTTGTCGATAAACCTCTGCCAACTCCAGATGAAGCTCCGGTTCATCGGGCATCCTCTTAAGAATTTTTTGATAGTCCGCAATTGCCTTATCATACTCTCCCATTAAACTGCTGGCTTTGGCTCGGGCTCGAAGCGTTAAGATGGTCTGCTCTCGACTTTCAGCACGTTTTCGTTTCAGATAAGGATATAAAGCCAGAAGTGCAGCTCCCAGGGAGAGAAGAAAGGCTGCAAGGACACCAAAAAAGAAGGACATTAACACTACCACCGCAACTGAAACCTCCCCTGTTCGCCACTCCTTGTCCAAAAGAAACGGAATATGAAGATGGTAGCGCAGCTCTAGAGTACCTGGATTTTGAAAAGTAAAAATGCCTACCAAGATACAGGCGATAAGGAACATCAAAACGGTTGGAATGATAACAGCCATTGCAGGCAAACGTTTCATAATCAGGCAGTTCTTTTTACGATTGTTCTGGTTTCTTGGTTGGGGTCCCAGTGGGTTTTTCTTCAGGGCCGGGGACCGATTGGGTTTCAGGTTTTACAGGTGGCGTATTGTTTACGTTTCCGAGCTTATCCAGGATGTCGCTTAAAAGCTTGGCAACAGAAGGAGTCGGATTTTGAAGTTGAACCGCTATATCCTGCAGAGATTGCTGAAGTTTTTGAATACTGAGCTTTTGATCTCCTGCCAAAGTTTCTGAAATTTTAGATAATCGATTCCTGGCTTTCTCAATTTCGCCGGCTGCTTTCGCATAATCCCCATCCCTCAAAATAGCCATATGGGCATGTTCTATAAAACTATAAACTCCCTGAAGCTGGATAAGCGCATTTATCTGATTCACCCGTGCTTCCGTAAGCTTTATTTGTTGATCAATCTGAGATTTTGCCGATTGAATCTCATCGCTTAAAGCCTTAGATACTAACTTAACATTCTTGTCTGTATCTTGTTGGATTTTGGTTAAGTTTTGTTCGGTTTCCAACAGCTTACCTTGTAAAATCTCAATTAAAGCAGAATGTCTCATGACTTCCGATTTATAAGAAAAAGCTACGACCAGGGAGAAGAGGCTTATAATAACCGAAATAAGGGTGAGACCCTTCCAAAACAATTGGGAGGAATATCTTGTATTTTGCTTAATCCCTTGGGAGATATTTTCTGGAATTGTCATGCTCTTGAACAAAGGGTAAACTAGTCTTTTGAACACTCAGCTTTATTTAAGCTCCAGGCTC
The genomic region above belongs to Candidatus Limnocylindrales bacterium and contains:
- a CDS encoding tetratricopeptide repeat protein, whose amino-acid sequence is MKRLPAMAVIIPTVLMFLIACILVGIFTFQNPGTLELRYHLHIPFLLDKEWRTGEVSVAVVVLMSFFFGVLAAFLLSLGAALLALYPYLKRKRAESREQTILTLRARAKASSLMGEYDKAIADYQKILKRMPDEPELHLELAEVYRQKQDYKSALEHDSFVLSKDPENISALLGAAEDWTLLGNFIEAIKTYRKVLEINYYAPAVISKLLELQEKAGLYEEAIETFTRIRSRSKADQRLLASLYYRLGLRQRDQGEKEKARSSLESSLEVMSNFVPAILALTDLYLSEDQQKNARKIWEKSLENTLSTVVLKKIEDYYYQQGKPQQAIALYQDLLTKQDLPQLKLALARLYLRLEMREQAEEKLLDLQAKNPEIPQIYYLLATLYQRSSKTEAALEAYQTAMKLTDSRLIHFECEVCKALYDTWRDYCHFCNNWGTLIDFLPPSQESYPLTPVELKQLPAKTVYSSMTG
- a CDS encoding ATP-binding cassette domain-containing protein; protein product: MTAIEVKDLVKKYDSITAVNGISLEVKPGEFFGFLGPNGAGKTTTIHILCTLLKPTSGSAKVNGYDCITQALQVRSSIGLVFQETTLDRELSVYENLLFNCYLYNLKKKVTEARIDEILEVSGLKDRKHHSIMKLSGGMRRNLDIARGILHRPKILFLDEPTIGLDPQARIHIWDFINKLRKQEAMTVFLTTHYMEEAEKCDRIGIIDHGRLIALGTPAELKRMIKGDVIHLRTTRDLEVEQLIQKQFQLSTKRTPEGIFLEVDSSEAFIPLLFKTFGDQIQAININRPSLNDVFLHLTGREFK
- a CDS encoding ABC transporter permease, whose protein sequence is MLAFKPIYIIMVREFKRFFRQKGRFFSALARPLIWLFVIGSGLAQIVQAPDGFSYKQFIFPGILGMVVLFQSMLSSLSTVYDREFGIVRLLLVAPITKLTVVIGKIASGSFLATTQGVILLILAPFLGIKIGFVQFLSMLIFLILTAIAISSLGMLIATQMNSLENFAGVMNFVIFPMFFLSGGLYPVKLLPRVLQVIVYINPLTYGIDLFKHTLLPEIYRTGRGTDFPMEFDIFMLLLFTTVMASLAVAFFNREGKLVLLGRRPRG